From a single Porites lutea chromosome 10, jaPorLute2.1, whole genome shotgun sequence genomic region:
- the LOC140951337 gene encoding transcription factor Sox-3-like, whose protein sequence is MSATTILTPSPNTVSNTPNGESNGKCSPERVKRPMNAFMVWSRERRRRMAQENPKMHNSEISKRLGAEWKQLSDAEKRPYVDEAKRLRAVHMKDHPDYKYRPRRKSKTLLKKDNKYTLSMLGAQGGPPVQRSVAQSPAEHFSQLNGFTYGPITAYSQMNVNDPYSNMYAGHPLSPHNPTQLQPSNALHHSGYPSMGGGQIYNPVSTQGQVYTLNGTQSMNSITPLSYSQPSNPVLLPNVKQEMPSPGSQAGRGRSCTDQLGDMINTYLPGDSGAPNTNHHQVGGASHVQPNRYSQWQDQITVANSMPVHNSISNVSGVSGTIPLTHLP, encoded by the coding sequence ATGTCGGCGACAACAATTTTGACACCGTCGCCGAATACAGTCTCGAATACTCCGAACGGAGAAAGCAATGGCAAGTGCAGTCCAGAACGCGTCAAGAGACCTATGAATGCATTTATGGTGTGGAGCAGAGAGCGGAGACGTCGCATGGCGCAAGAAAACCCCAAGATGCATAATTCTGAGATATCAAAGCGGCTAGGAGCCGAATGGAAACAGCTATCGGACGCAGAGAAGCGGCCGTATGTGGACGAAGCGAAGAGACTGCGAGCCGTTCACATGAAAGACCACCCCGACTACAAGTACAGACCGCGTCGAAAGAGCAAAACTTTACTGAAGAAAGACAACAAGTATACACTGTCGATGCTCGGAGCGCAAGGTGGACCGCCTGTTCAGCGATCAGTTGCGCAAAGCCCTGCCGAACATTTTTCCCAACTGAATGGCTTTACTTACGGGCCTATTACGGCCTACAGCCAAATGAATGTCAATGATCCTTATAGTAATATGTACGCTGGCCATCCGCTTTCACCGCATAACCCTACTCAACTTCAACCTTCTAATGCTCTGCACCATTCTGGATACCCTTCAATGGGAGGTGGACAGATTTATAATCCCGTGTCAACTCAAGGCCAAGTATATACCTTGAATGGGACTCAGTCGATGAACTCGATTACTCCTTTGTCATATTCACAACCTAGCAATCCTGTTCTCCTACCTAACGTTAAACAAGAAATGCCGAGTCCTGGTTCGCAAGCTGGTCGCGGTCGTAGTTGCACGGATCAATTGGGAGATATGATAAATACATATCTACCTGGGGATAGCGGAGCTCCAAACACGAATCACCATCAAGTCGGCGGTGCAAGCCACGTCCAACCAAATCGTTACAGCCAGTGGCAAGATCAGATCACCGTGGCAAACAGTATGCCTGTCCATAACAGTATTTCTAACGTTTCTGGTGTGAGCGGGACAATCCCATTAACTCACTTACCATGA